Genomic DNA from Sphingobium sp. V4:
CGCGAGTTACCGCACAGTTCGGTGGCAGGGGCACGGGCTCGATCATGGGCTTTCTTGGCTGCAACCCTTTCTCGCATCGACCGAGCTTCGTGGAGATTACGGCACAGCCGAGAGAGTGCTGGCTCAGTGAACTGGCGCGACCGGACGTTCGTGCCCGCATCCTCGCGGAAAGCAACATTCCGGGCACGCCAGGAGCGTTCTACGAATCGAAAATGGAATATATGTACGACCTGGGTCCCGATTGCGACTTCGAGCCTGGACCGGATCGGAATATGACGGCGTATGCACGAGCCGCAAACCGTGCTGTGGACGAGACGATATTCGATTTTCTGCTCGACCATAGCGACCCCCCGCGTCTCTACCTGCCGGTAACAAATTATGCGGCTGGTGACCTAGAAGCGGTGCGGCACGCGCTTCCGCTTCCCAACGTAGTCCTGAGTTCATCGGATGCCGGTGCCCATGTCCAGGCCGTTTGTGATGGCTCGGTCCACAGCTTCATGATTTCGCACTGGACGAGGGACCGGACTAGGGGTCCGAAGGTTCCGATCGAGCAGGTGGTCCACTGGCTGGCAGCTAAGGCCGCTCGTTCTGTAGGACTGAACGATCGCGGCGTCCTCGCCCCGGGAATGAAGGCGGACGTCAATATTTTCAGTCATGCCGATCTGCGCGTTCTGCCGCCGCGGATCGAATACGACCTTCCCGGCGGCGCCAGCAGGATTATGGCCAGGGTGAGCGGCTACCGAGCGACAATCGTTTCGGGTGTCATCACGAGGGAGTTTGATCAAGCAACGGGCGCCCGCCCGGGCCGCTTGCTGCGGAGGGGATGCAGCTGATGGGAACTTGCCGGAGGATCCTGGAGCATACTGCCCCTTATGCCAACTGGTTGGTTGACGACTTGGGGTGCGGACGATACTTAAACAGAAAGCACGAAGTCTCCGTTCAAGCTCCTGTTCGGTTCTGATTGGGAAGTTCAAGTGGGGAGCGCCGGGTGCGGGGAGGAGACTCCCCGCACCCCAGGCTGCCTTCGATTTGACACTTGCATCGCATTAGCTCCTCTCTAGGATTGAATATTTTACCGCACTATAATGACCGGGAGAGCGTGGATCGTGAATTCTACTCCAGTTGTTCTTCAGTCGACCTCCGAAATGGAGAATATCGGCCATCGCGCGCGCGTCGAAGATATCGGGCCATCGTTCATCGCGTGGGCGCGGCAGCATTGGCCGGAACGCAGCGATTTCATCATTCGTAACTGGCGCGCGCCGGACAATGGTGCCTCCAGCCAGGTGCTCCTCTTCGATCTCGATTGGCAGGAAGAGGGGCGGGCGCATAGTTTGGGACTGGTGTTGCGGCTCGAAGCTGTGGGGTCGGTGGTCTTCCCGCGGATGTCGGACGGGTACGCCACTGGCATGGAGTTGGAATTCCTTGTGCAACGCGCGCTTCGGGAGCATTCGAGCGCTCGGGTTCCTCCCATGGTGGCGCTCGAACGGGACGAGCGCTTCCTTGGCCGTGCGTTTTATCTTGCGGAAATCGTGCCGGGCTTCGTTCCGCCGACTTTCTCGACCATGGCATCACAAGTGATGAAGGATCTCTCTCCCGCTCAACGGCGCAGAATGGTGTTGGGTGGAGTGGAGCAACTCGCCGCTATTCACGCTATGGACTGGCAGAAGGCGGGATTGGCGATGTTGCTTCCTGGCGCGTCCGACGCTCCTGACACGCACGCCCACGTTCAGCGCTTCGCGGACGATCTTGTGGTGCGTCTCAACGGGCGCAGTCTTCCGGTGGTAGAGCGAGCCATGGATTGGTTGCTTGCGAACGTCCCAGCTGACGATCGAAATTCCATAATCTGGGGAGATTGCCGGCTTGGCAATATGATCTTCGAAACGACGGGGGATCCCGCCGCAGTGCTCGATTGGGAAGGGGCGGCAATAGCGCCTAGTGCTGCCGATGTCGGCTGGTGGCTCCATTATGACTGGCGCAATCATGAGTATGAATCGACGCCGCGCCTGCCGGGCGTGCCGGATCGGTCGGAGCAGCTCGACCATTATGTGGCGCTCACCGGGCATAGACCGGGTGATCTAGAATATTGGGCCACGATGGCCGCCATTAAGACCTTGATGGCGGTGTTGACCACGGCGAACCGCATGATTGCCAACGGGCTTGTCACGGAAGAGCAGTGCGCGTTCATCAAGAATAATCCTCACCATCATCGTCTCGAGAAACTTTTCGGATAATGCTGGGTTCGGGCGCGTTTGGCCTGCGGTGGCCTGAAGCTGTGTCGCGTCATGGTGTCAAGTGGACTCCTGTGCTTTTGTTCCGAGGCTTTTGATGAGCTTGATTGTTACTCTGCCAAATGGCGATCCGATCTGCCAATTCGTGCTTGCGGACGAGGCTCTCCATATTCCAGGTCCAGAGGAAAACTGGCAGGAAAGCGTTGCGATGTGGTGCAGCGATCTCGCCGGTCAGGCCAACCTGTTCATGCGGGTCGGCCGTGAACCGCATATGGATGGCGGCAACAACACGCTTTGGGCGTTTATGCAAACACCCGATTGCGTCTACGCTCGCAATGAGCAGTTCCCGTTGCGCCCGGGCGATATCGGGGATGCCCATATCACTTCCGGGGGGGTCGGTGGCTACGAATTCGACGGGCAAGGGACCCACTGGTGGGTAAAGGATGAAGATGTTTCCTGGGACGTGTGGCTCACGCCTTATCATCAGCCGATTCCGCTGTTCCCAGCGCATAACTCCGATTACGTCCGTACGGTCGGTAGCGCACACTTTGAGGCCGCTGACCGCATGGAGGGCACGATCAGAGTTAAGGGTGAGACGCGACAGATCAGGGGCTTCTCGTACCGCGATCACAGTTGGGGACCGCGCAACTGGTCCGACATTCGGTGCCACCGTTGGACCAGCGGAGTGTTTGAGGACGATATCAGTTTCGCTTTTTCCAATTTCCTGACGCAGTCATCAGGCATCAGTCGCCGCGGCTATATCCGCAAGGGTTCGGTTGTTCATTATACCCAAAAGGTCGATGTGATTCCTTACATGGAAGGCGACGGCTTCTCGCACCGGGGAGGCCTGATCATTGCGACGCTCGAAGACGGAACCACGCATCGGATCGAGCTTGATCTCTATGCCGAGGATTCGTTGGGCAACGTATCACTCAAGCGCGATAGCGCAATGATCGATACACCTTGCCAGGCCCGCCTTGACGGACGCCTAGGTTACGCAATTCTGGAAGTAGGCGAGAACCCGCGCCGCGGCACCAATCTGATCGACTATGTCGAACGTGGGCTTTTTGGCTCTGGCCTACTGCGGTGGAAGGGACAGGATTTGGGAAGCCACATCCGGTAAATGGGCTGCCTTGTCCAACCGTGAATTGAGCACCACAGCGCGTTCACTCTCAGCCTGATGTGCCAAATTGCCGTAATGGGGGCCTTGCTTCGGTTCGTGAAAAGTCGGAACGCGGCCTTGCCGATACGGCTGGCTACTCTGGTTGTAGAAAGGGCAATCTACTCTCGGCAGCGGTGTGGGGCGGTATGAGGGCGCAAACCTGCCGGAGCGACAAAGTCAACGGCTCGATTGGCTGGACGAGCTTTTCAAGCTGGAGCGCAAGCTCTCTATGGTCACAGAATCTCGGCTGTGCCATCGCATATGAATGGCGGAATATGGCTCGCGGGTCGTGATGTGCTCATGCCCGGCCGAGGCATCCTCCTGAGGCCGCGGCCAAGATCAACCCGGCGCCCGGGCACCCCGATTGTCGTCTCAACCTACATTGAGGAGAAGGCCGACCTCGAGTGGTGGTGGACGAGGCCGACGTCACGTTCGGCCGCATCGACGTTTGGCTCCATGTGGCGGGTTGCGTTCGCGAGGGACCTTGGCCAGGGATCAGCTACCTTCCAAGCCGACTGGTTGGTTGACAACACAAGGCGCGACCAATATCCATTTATGAGCGGACCGAACTGAACAAACCGCATTGGGAAGCGGCATCGGAAGACTGCTGCGGATTTTCTTCACGGTATCTGGTTTGGTCGGGATCTACTGGGAAGGCGCAACGGTGCTGTGGGGCGACCGGATCGAGTGCCTGATCGCGTTGGTGGCGGTAACCAGCGGAATGTAAACATAACTGGACGAGGATGAGGAATATGAACGGCATTGTCGACCGCCCGATCAGAGCGATTGTCTGGGGCCCTGGTAATGTTGGCGGCGGCGTTCTGCGCGAGATTCTAAAGCTACCGGAGTATGAGCTCGTTGGCGTCCTGACGTTCGGGGATTCGAAGGTGGGTCTTGATGCTGGTGAGCTTGCAGGGGCCGGAGCGACAGGCGTCATCGTCACTAATGACCGCGATGCTGTGATCGCATTGGATGCGGATGTTGTGTTCCATACGCCCATGACGACGCCGGCTGACGAAATGGACGGCGATGTTGTCCGACTCCTCCGATCGGGCAAGAACGTCGTGTCGGCAACGTCATACCATTATCCGCCGCTGAAGGGCGCGGACTATGTTGCGAAACTTGAGGCCGCATGCCGGCAGGGGAATGCGAGCCTGCATGGTACCGGCATTCATCCCAACTTCTTTATCGAGCGGCTCGGCCTTACGCTGACAGGTATCTGTACGCGTATCAAACACATGAAGTTTGCCGAAATCGTGAACAATTCCGATGCCGCGGATTCACCGCTTCGTCGCAGTCTTGGCTATGGCATGGATCCGGCAGACTTCGTACCTGGCAACACGGCATACGAAAACACCCGGCGATATTATGAGGAATCGTTGCAGCTGTCGGCTGTCATGCTGTTTGGGGAGCGACTTGACAGGATCGAATATCGTCCGATGCCAATCCCAGCTAAGGAAGACCTTGAACTACCTAAGCGTTCTTACAAGAAGGGCACGATTGCAGAGTTCCGGCACATTTTCGTCGGTTATATTGGCGACGAACCAAAGCTGACCATGGAAGAATGCTGGCACCTTGGAGAGTATAACAGCAATCCATACCCAGATGCCAAATCATCGAATTATTATAAGATAGAGATTGAGGGCGAGCCGTGTTCCTTATCGATGGAGTTGGGCTATTGCGCTTCGATCGAAAATGGGACTGAACGTTGGCCGAACGATCCGACGCAGCCACCTTACTACGCAACAGCGGTCACAATGCTTCAGGCAGCGCCGATTGTGTGTGCCGCGGCGCCCGGACTTGTGTACCCAAAGGTCTGGGCACATTATGCGTCCGACCTGCGGACGCTGGCCAGTGGTTCCTGATTTCCTTTGGGACCTGGTTGATCCCTAACGGTTTCATGATCATTGTGATCGCCAAGCAATTTGCCTTGGTGTGAAATATGACATGGGAGCGACCCTGCGACCAGCACGCTGATCCGCCACGTCAACTATATGGGTTGCGAGAAGACGCGCTCCTTCCATAATGTCGGACTGAGGCGGGCGATGTCCGCGCAAGATACGCTCGACTTCACGGCGTCCGTCGTGGGTGAACTCCGTCTTGCTCTATACCGTTAATGAGCGACGTGGCAGGCAACTGCCCCATGCGCGAATTTTCGCTCAACTCAAAATCACCGATCCCGACGCGCCCTTGGTGGCGGATACGACAGATCGACTCGAAAAGGCCACTTCCCTTCCGATACGCGTAGAATCCCTCACACATCGGTTCGATCTCAAAATTTAGACACTCGCCGGATTCAAGTACGATTGATGCTGTTCCGCCTCGATGCGTGGCGCCATCCGCCTCCATGTGGGCAACAATGTCGATCTCTTGGGAATAATGTACGACCCCGTCACGGACCACATATCCGAGTCGACGGATATTATCTCCGTCAGAGTGGAATGTGAGCAGGCACATGCTGAGGTCAGGTCCAAACACACCGTTCAGCCAGCGGTGTGTCTTTCGTTTCCACCAATGGCGCACGCCCCAACTGTGATCGCGATAGCCCAGCGCGTCGACCTCCACTGTGTCTCCGCGAATTGAAAGCCTCCCCTTCACTCGGCACGCGGCTTCGTAATGCGGGTAGCGGTGAAAGCTGTCCTGCGGTCGCCACAGTGCCACGGGAGGATGCAGAAGGGTGCTCTGCAGGTCGATCGTTACTTCGTCATCCGAATGCACCCATCGGGTGTCTTCACCGTCAAACTCGTAGCGCGCGGCTTCCCCTGCTTTCAACAGGCTCTTGCCGACGTCGTCGGAGCGGAGCGCGAAATCCCGGCTGGACCCATAAACCCACTTCGGCGTGAAGGCGTGACACCAGAGGGTCGTGTCGCCCGCCAACAGATTGGGGGCATAGCCAAGTCGCAAAAATCCGCCGTAATCACCGGATGGGTCGCCCCAGAGGAGAACAAAGCTCTCTTGCCAGTAGGCGTCCTTTTCGGGCGAATGCGTCTGTTGGTCGGATAAGGGAAAGACGACGTCTTCCGGAATCAAATGGATCATGGTTCTGAGCATCCTTTCCACGAGATGGTTTCGCCGTGACGGTGATGCCAAGCTGACCACGCGCCCTTGACGCACATAGACCATAGCAATAAGCTTTGATCAACTGGCCGGTTGGTTTTGCAGCCTGCCTATTTCATATGAGGGAGAGCTATGCTCGAAGGTAGAGTGGCTATTGTCACCGGTGCCGGCAGCGGGATCGGAGCCGCAACGGCTGAGTTGTGTGCCGCGCAAGGCGCGGTGGTCTACGCGGTAGATGCAAACGGTCACGGCGCGCGCGAAACCGCCGAGCGAATCACGCGGGCAGGGGGAATTTGTCATGACGCGGCGCTTGATGTTGCCGATCTGGCAGCGTGCCGTTGCTTGGCTGAGAGCGTAAAGGGCGCTGAGCGAAAAGCGTCCATCCTGGTAAACTCTGCAGGTGTCAGTGTCAGGGCGGCGGTGGACGATCCGGGAGCGGAAGAGGCATGGCACCGTTGCATGGATGTCAACGCGACAGGTGTCTACAACATGGTGTTGGCCTTCACGCACCAGATGCGGGAAACCAAGGGTGCCATCGTTAATATTGCATCAACGGCAGCCCTTCTTACGACCGGTGTTTTTGCCGCCTATTGTGCGTCCAAGGGAGCAGTGGTTGCCATGACTCGCTCCCTTGCGGTCGAATTGGGGCCGAGCGGCGTGCGCGTCAACGCTATTGCTCCCGGTTTGATCGCGACGCCGATGAGTGCGCGTTTGCGAGATAAGCCTGAGATGTTGGCGCCCATAATGACCCGCATTCCGCTGGGTCAGGTCGGCGAGCCGATCGATATTGCGGAGGCCGCGGCCTTTCTCGCATCGGATCGGGCGAGGTGGATAACGGGCGTTGTCCTGGCGGTGGATGGTGGTCTTCTGGCCGCTTGATTCGTCAGCGCTATCCGGTCCGTAAGTGACCGTGATAACGTAATTCCATTTGTTCTAGCTCAAGACAATTAATTTCTGGGCACAAGCACGCCCGGTTCGAAAAAAAGCAAGTATATCAGACAGGGGAGGAAAAAATGAAAAGAAGTAAGCTCGTGGCTTCCGTTGCTTTTCTTGGTTCTTCATCGGCGCTCGGCATCACGCCGGTATGGGCGCAAGATGCGTTGGACGATGAAAGTGCAGAGCGCCGGTCGACTGTCGGTACGTCGGACATAGTGGTGACCGCAAGGCGGGGTAACGAGACTTTGCTCAAGGTTCCTGTCCAGGTTAGTGTCGTCTCCGGCACACAACTCGCTAAAGCCCGCGCCGACGACTTGGCAAAGATCGCTGAGACGATCCCGTTTGTTTCGATTGTTCGCCTCACCAGCGGCAATGGCGGGGGCATGACCGTTCGCGGGATCGGTAACTTCGGTGTGGACGTTGGAACGGGTCAAGCGGTCGCATTGAATTTGGATAACATCTTTGTAGGACGTCCCCGTATTGTCACTCAGTCGATGTTCGATATCCGCCAAGTGGAGGTTTTAAAAGGGCCGCAGGCACTCTATTTCGGTAAAAATAGTCCTGCAGGCGTGATTTCAATCAAGACGGCAGATCCCGGCAGCCAACTCGAGTTTGCGGGCCGCGCCGGATATGAGTTCGGTGCGGATCAACACTATATCGAAGCGGGATTGTCGGCGCCGCTGACGAACACATTCGCTATTCGTATTGCCGGTCGATACGATAAAATGCAGGGTTATATGCGCAATAATGCGCAACCTCTGCTTTCGCCGCCGAGCCTACCTACGGCAGGTGAGATATCCCCAGGCGCTTCGAGCAAGCGAACACCGCGTGATCGCAATTGGGGAACGCGCTTTACGGCGCTATGGAAGCCGACGGATGATTTCACGGCGCGTTTTAAATACACTCATTCGAACTATATCTCCAACGGTCAAAACAACGCCTACGAGGCTTATTGCCGTGGCTCCAGTGATAGCAGGCCTCATACCTCCGGTCTGATAGATCCTTATGCTGACTGCAACGCAGACCGAGTGACAGCGTTGGCGGATCCGATCCCCGCGCTCACTTACGGCATGCGCAATCCGCGGGACTCGCGATCGTTCATCGAGACAACGTCCGATCTGGGTGTGCTTGAGCTTTCCTACGACTTCGGGGCAGTTCTGTTGACGTCCGTCACCGGATATTATGCGCTTAAATATGAGGGCTTGGGTAATCTGGTCAATACCAGTTATGGCGTCAATGCCACATACCAGTATGAAAAGTCGTCAGGTTTCAGTCAGGAGTTCCGGTTGCAAAGCCAATTGGAAGGTCCATTCAATTTTAGCATCGGGACGTTCTACTCAAAGGAAAAGCAGTTCAACGAAAGCGACTCCGCACAGACCGCGCTCAGACCGGACCCCCGGCCAGGAGTGGTCAACGGTCGTCGGTTCACTTATATTCGAATATTCGACTATGATACGGACACGTATTCTGCCTTTGCACAGGGCACTCTCTCCCTTCTCGACAATGTAGAGCTATCGGGTGGTGCGCGGTACACACGGACCAAAAAGGCGGGCGAGGATGGCAATGTTTATGTGAATCCCGCCGCCGCAGCTGGTTTCCGACCGGAAGGCGATCTGTTCATCCGTAGTCAGTCAGAGAATAATATCTCGCCAGAGGCTACGTTAACCTGGCATCCTAATGAAGATCAGAACATATATCTCACGTACAAGACTGGTTATCGTTCCGGTGGTTTCTCAGCTCCAGCCGTTCTTCGTCCGATCAACACAGATGCAAATACGCGCTTCAAACCGGAGAAGAACGAAGGCTTCGAAATCGGCTACAAGGCGCGATTGCTCGACGGACGGGCCACGTTGCAGGCGACGGCATACCGGTACACCTACACGAACCAGCAGGTGACCACATTCATTGCGTCCGAGTTGAGTTTCCTTACGAACAATGCCGGCAAGTCGCTAGTGCAGGGCATTGAGCTCGAGGGCACTTATCGTCCTTCGCGTAATTTGTCCTTCAACAGCTCTGTCGGCTACAATGACACTCATTTTAAGGAATTTGTCGGTGCAGCCTGCTTTGCGGCTCAAACTGTGGCGGAAGGCTGCGTCGGAGGCGTTCAGGACTTAAGCGGCAGAACCGCGCCGCGCGCACCCCATTGGGCTGCAACGCTTGGAACGGTTTACACAGTATCTGTCTCTAACGGGCTTAATCTGACGCTGAACGCTGACGCAACATATACCAGCAAGCAGAATCCGAATGACGCTCTGGCACCGGCTTCCATGGAAACGGGCTTTGTACGCATCAACACTGGAGTTTCTGTTGAAGACGAACGCGAGCGTTGGCGGATTTCCCTTTTGGTGCGCAATCTGACAAACCAGTACAAGGCACTATTTACCCAAGATAAGCCGGCGGCCGGAACAGGAATCCGCAACGAGTTTTCTGGAATATTTACGCGACCCCGGGAAGTCGCGTTAGAAGTCGGATGGAAATTTTAAGTGATACTGGCCTTGGACGAGCGCTGGATCGCGATCCTGCTTGGCTGTTGCTTGCTTAATCATAGAATATGATCAACGGATAAAAGCATGTCGATAACGGAGGATAGTGATGGCATCCTATTATCAGGCCACGATCGTTATCAATTCGCCTATGCGCCAGCAATTCAGCGAGGTCATGGAAGAATTTATTCCCTTGATGGGAGGCTTCGGCTTCAAAATGATGCACGCCTTTTCGACCGTTACCGACCGGGTGGGCACGTTCATTCATCTCTGGGAGATCGAGGACGCCAACATGTTGGTGGATGGTATTCAGAAATGGCGTGAGCATGAGGATTTTCCTCGGATTTCCAAAAAGCTGTATGAGTGCATCATTTCTGAATCCATCATTCTGCTGCGTAAGGCGCCCTACTTCCAACCTGAATAGAGTGGCTCTTGCATAGGGTGAGCTTCATGGGGGCACCGCCAAGCGACGACGGAGGAGAGCGATGTTTCGGGTTATTCAATGGGCAACCGGAACGGTTGGACAGAGTGCGATCAAGGCGATCGTCGGTCGTGACGATATGCAACTGGTGGGTTGCTATGTGACGAGTGACGCGAAGAGTGGGCGCGATGCGGGAGAAATCGCGGGCACCGGGCTGACCGGGGTGACTGCCACGACCGATAAGGCCGGGATAATCGCCATGCCGGCGGACTGCGTGATCTATGTTCCGATTCTGCATGACATCGATGACATCTGCGCCTTGCTCGAATCTGGCAAGAATGTGGTGACCGGCTGCCCCTATAACTTTATCCCTTCCGGGCCCGAGCGCGAGCGGATTGTCGGCGCTTGCCGAAAGGGGGGATCCACGTTGCTGGGCGGGGGGATCGCGCCGGGGCAGCTGACCATCGTCCTTCCCATGCTGATGAGCACGCTCAGCACGAATATCCGCCACATTCATGTGAAGGAAGGCGGCAAGCCGGCCGAATATCCCTCACCATTACTGGTTGGAGAACGGATGAAATTCGGCCGCTCGCTGGAAGACGCTTACGACAATCCGAACCTGCGCGGCTGGGTTCTGCCCTGGTACAGCCAGAGCCTCCAACTCATCTGCGGGAGAATGGGTTTTGCGATCGATGAGGAGATCTGCAGCCGTCACCAGGTCTGGGCCGCGACCGAGGATTTCGACACGCCTATCGGTTTCATCAAGAAGGGGACCGCTGGAGCCCAACTGTTCGAAGTGCAGGCGACAGCGCGTGGCCAGCCGGTCTTCACTTATACGAAATACTGGCCTTCCGGCGCGCCAACTGAGTGCTCGATCGCCATAGAGCGGGGTTGGGAGGTCGAA
This window encodes:
- a CDS encoding phosphotransferase family protein, yielding MENIGHRARVEDIGPSFIAWARQHWPERSDFIIRNWRAPDNGASSQVLLFDLDWQEEGRAHSLGLVLRLEAVGSVVFPRMSDGYATGMELEFLVQRALREHSSARVPPMVALERDERFLGRAFYLAEIVPGFVPPTFSTMASQVMKDLSPAQRRRMVLGGVEQLAAIHAMDWQKAGLAMLLPGASDAPDTHAHVQRFADDLVVRLNGRSLPVVERAMDWLLANVPADDRNSIIWGDCRLGNMIFETTGDPAAVLDWEGAAIAPSAADVGWWLHYDWRNHEYESTPRLPGVPDRSEQLDHYVALTGHRPGDLEYWATMAAIKTLMAVLTTANRMIANGLVTEEQCAFIKNNPHHHRLEKLFG
- a CDS encoding SDR family NAD(P)-dependent oxidoreductase, whose translation is MLEGRVAIVTGAGSGIGAATAELCAAQGAVVYAVDANGHGARETAERITRAGGICHDAALDVADLAACRCLAESVKGAERKASILVNSAGVSVRAAVDDPGAEEAWHRCMDVNATGVYNMVLAFTHQMRETKGAIVNIASTAALLTTGVFAAYCASKGAVVAMTRSLAVELGPSGVRVNAIAPGLIATPMSARLRDKPEMLAPIMTRIPLGQVGEPIDIAEAAAFLASDRARWITGVVLAVDGGLLAA
- a CDS encoding TonB-dependent receptor — encoded protein: MKRSKLVASVAFLGSSSALGITPVWAQDALDDESAERRSTVGTSDIVVTARRGNETLLKVPVQVSVVSGTQLAKARADDLAKIAETIPFVSIVRLTSGNGGGMTVRGIGNFGVDVGTGQAVALNLDNIFVGRPRIVTQSMFDIRQVEVLKGPQALYFGKNSPAGVISIKTADPGSQLEFAGRAGYEFGADQHYIEAGLSAPLTNTFAIRIAGRYDKMQGYMRNNAQPLLSPPSLPTAGEISPGASSKRTPRDRNWGTRFTALWKPTDDFTARFKYTHSNYISNGQNNAYEAYCRGSSDSRPHTSGLIDPYADCNADRVTALADPIPALTYGMRNPRDSRSFIETTSDLGVLELSYDFGAVLLTSVTGYYALKYEGLGNLVNTSYGVNATYQYEKSSGFSQEFRLQSQLEGPFNFSIGTFYSKEKQFNESDSAQTALRPDPRPGVVNGRRFTYIRIFDYDTDTYSAFAQGTLSLLDNVELSGGARYTRTKKAGEDGNVYVNPAAAAGFRPEGDLFIRSQSENNISPEATLTWHPNEDQNIYLTYKTGYRSGGFSAPAVLRPINTDANTRFKPEKNEGFEIGYKARLLDGRATLQATAYRYTYTNQQVTTFIASELSFLTNNAGKSLVQGIELEGTYRPSRNLSFNSSVGYNDTHFKEFVGAACFAAQTVAEGCVGGVQDLSGRTAPRAPHWAATLGTVYTVSVSNGLNLTLNADATYTSKQNPNDALAPASMETGFVRINTGVSVEDERERWRISLLVRNLTNQYKALFTQDKPAAGTGIRNEFSGIFTRPREVALEVGWKF